In a genomic window of Thiovulum sp. ES:
- a CDS encoding ATP-dependent exonuclase V beta subunit, helicase and exonuclease domain-containing (PFAM: UvrD/REP helicase): MEILNYRENRGSSYLITFTHTLTYVLEQFAKLESDSQDFNFAKNINNKHLFLDDLKTVDFSEISEIIIDEAQDVEFETHNKLKELFKQISYGADNDQILYPNNSIAKDELENLFPENRRFTLHQNFRNSYEILQFTNSVFPNRISKEILDYAKRYFTTGVIPKLIVEDEQLKRDNRRHYSRKRNNSYISSNSKLYICLNR, translated from the coding sequence TTGGAGATTTTAAATTATAGAGAAAATAGAGGAAGTTCATATTTAATTACTTTTACACATACATTAACCTATGTTCTTGAACAATTTGCCAAACTTGAATCAGATAGTCAAGATTTTAATTTTGCTAAAAATATAAACAATAAACACCTATTTCTTGATGACCTAAAAACAGTAGATTTTTCAGAAATTTCAGAGATAATTATTGATGAAGCCCAAGATGTAGAGTTTGAAACACATAATAAATTAAAAGAGCTTTTTAAGCAAATATCTTATGGGGCTGATAATGACCAAATTTTATACCCAAATAACAGCATAGCAAAAGATGAATTAGAAAATCTTTTTCCAGAAAACAGGAGGTTTACTCTCCATCAAAATTTTAGAAATAGTTACGAAATTTTACAATTTACTAATTCTGTTTTTCCAAATAGAATTAGTAAAGAGATTTTGGATTATGCAAAAAGATACTTTACAACTGGAGTAATTCCAAAATTAATAGTAGAAGATGAGCAATTAAAAAGAGATAATAGAAGACATTATTCCAGAAAACGAAACAATAGCTATATTAGTTCCAACTCAAAACTATACATCTGCCTCAATAGATAG
- a CDS encoding outer membrane receptor protein (PFAM: TonB-dependent Receptor Plug Domain~TIGRFAM: TonB-dependent receptor): protein MRILFSLFFLFSSLVFADGTLNLFILNDGNPYKNLDIEIDAKKRYTTDSKGSLKFLSLMRGKHFAVIYDKNSVVIATIRFRIADEENTQIILRLKENKVSNTNIEEPDSVENDALNKKMTDMKNGVKGYIKGKVVSAEDNKAVSGVKIFVKGFPIEGQTDKNGNYSLTLPEGKFSISLIHADYSSQTINDLIVKGEETTSKNIELTPASLELAEFVVLAPHIEGSIASVIDEKRNSSAVADVLGSEQFSKSGDSDAAGALKRVTGITVVGGKYVYVRGLGERYSNTLMNNLNLSSPEPTKRVVPLDLFPTGVIESMMIQKTFSPDIPATFGGGTILIRTKNIPDAFFLKVSGSTSFIEGTTGETGLSYKGGDTDWLGYDDGGRDLDKELLDKTDGKELSPEILLDLGIPGVDPTVIKEGYSAEDKYRYGKMIARDADTEDQTLYPPVSGSVTFGDRFDIGEEKTLGYLTSISYGHQFDSLVMENQLYRVSPDGGLEQKPGGGEYTITNRDIQLGMLFGLGLNIGDSHRFRTTTFYINKTNDIAQLFNGEDENGNFREKYYLSWVERNLLINQIEGIHKFFDDRVELNWNYGNSVAERTEPQTLSYYFGRDGDDIDGVNTYSTGASDYQYLHSLLEDETDNFRSDLKYKINPFGTEQDSEIKLGYEILKKERSGETRVFTFGKNGDLNSLSEETLSGEISEIINYENVENDVLGSISATFTPEYFYDASQDLTAYYLMTNLFVRDDLSFMFGLRNEASTQELKAGGKTTKIESDDMLPALTGTYKFSEDMQLRFGYGKTLSRPDFREFSDARYTDPETGDSVMGNSELTYTTIDNYDLRFEWYLSELETISMAIFSKDFTNPIETVLDSSDNPIVTYRNATEASLWGVEVDFRKNLEFIHPSLDLYSISGNVAIINSEVKLSEKDKGNLTSNNREMQGQSPYVLNLQTSYDNPDLGTSLNLSYNRFGERIRRLGVGGVPDQYEQPFDQLDFVAIQTLNENWKLKFKLKNILDDEVVWKQDDEITRSYKRGRSWSFGFDWKY, encoded by the coding sequence ATGAGAATACTTTTTTCGCTCTTCTTTCTCTTTTCATCGCTAGTTTTTGCTGATGGAACATTAAACCTGTTCATTTTAAATGATGGCAACCCATATAAAAATCTTGATATTGAAATTGATGCCAAAAAAAGATACACAACTGATAGCAAAGGTAGTCTTAAATTTCTTTCATTAATGAGAGGAAAACACTTTGCAGTTATTTATGACAAAAATAGTGTTGTTATTGCAACTATTCGTTTCCGAATTGCAGATGAAGAGAATACACAAATTATTTTAAGATTGAAAGAGAATAAAGTATCCAACACAAATATTGAAGAACCAGATTCCGTTGAAAATGATGCACTCAATAAAAAAATGACTGACATGAAAAATGGAGTTAAAGGCTACATTAAAGGAAAAGTTGTCTCAGCAGAAGATAACAAAGCAGTTAGTGGTGTTAAAATTTTTGTAAAAGGTTTTCCGATTGAGGGACAAACAGATAAAAATGGAAATTACTCTTTAACTTTGCCAGAGGGAAAATTCTCGATTTCACTAATTCATGCTGATTACAGCTCCCAAACAATCAATGACCTCATCGTAAAAGGAGAAGAGACAACATCAAAAAATATTGAACTAACTCCAGCTTCCCTTGAATTAGCGGAATTTGTTGTTCTTGCTCCGCATATTGAAGGAAGTATTGCATCTGTAATTGATGAAAAAAGAAACAGTTCCGCTGTTGCTGATGTTCTTGGTTCAGAGCAATTTTCAAAAAGTGGAGACTCTGATGCTGCAGGTGCTTTGAAAAGAGTAACAGGAATTACGGTTGTTGGTGGAAAATATGTTTATGTTCGGGGTCTTGGCGAAAGATACTCAAACACACTTATGAATAATTTAAATTTATCATCTCCAGAGCCGACAAAAAGAGTTGTTCCACTCGATCTTTTTCCAACTGGAGTAATTGAAAGCATGATGATTCAAAAAACTTTCTCTCCAGATATCCCCGCAACTTTTGGAGGTGGAACAATTCTAATCCGAACCAAAAATATTCCCGATGCCTTTTTCTTAAAAGTTTCTGGTTCTACTTCTTTTATCGAGGGAACAACTGGTGAGACAGGACTCTCTTATAAAGGTGGGGATACAGATTGGCTTGGTTATGATGATGGCGGTAGAGATTTGGATAAGGAACTTCTTGACAAAACAGACGGAAAAGAGCTTTCACCTGAAATTCTTCTTGATTTAGGAATTCCAGGAGTTGATCCAACAGTAATTAAAGAGGGGTATAGTGCTGAAGATAAATATCGATATGGAAAAATGATTGCTCGAGATGCTGATACAGAAGATCAGACACTCTATCCGCCCGTTAGTGGTTCTGTTACTTTTGGAGACAGATTTGATATTGGAGAAGAGAAAACTTTAGGATATTTAACATCAATTAGTTATGGACATCAATTTGATTCTCTTGTTATGGAAAATCAACTATATCGAGTATCTCCAGATGGCGGACTTGAACAGAAACCTGGTGGCGGAGAATACACAATTACGAATCGAGATATTCAGTTAGGAATGCTTTTTGGTCTTGGTTTAAATATTGGGGATTCACACAGATTTAGAACAACAACTTTTTACATAAATAAGACAAACGATATTGCACAACTTTTTAATGGTGAAGATGAAAATGGAAATTTCCGAGAAAAGTATTACCTCTCTTGGGTCGAGAGAAATCTTCTTATAAACCAAATTGAGGGAATTCATAAATTTTTTGATGACAGAGTTGAGTTGAATTGGAATTATGGAAATAGTGTAGCGGAAAGAACTGAACCACAAACACTATCCTACTATTTTGGTCGAGATGGTGATGATATTGATGGTGTAAATACATATTCAACAGGTGCATCAGATTATCAATATTTACATTCGCTTCTTGAAGATGAAACAGACAATTTCCGTTCAGATTTAAAATATAAAATAAATCCATTTGGCACAGAACAAGATTCCGAAATCAAACTTGGTTATGAAATTTTGAAAAAAGAGAGAAGTGGAGAGACACGAGTTTTTACATTTGGAAAAAATGGAGACTTAAATTCCCTATCTGAAGAGACTCTTTCTGGAGAAATTAGCGAAATTATCAATTATGAAAATGTTGAAAATGATGTTCTAGGTTCAATTTCAGCAACATTTACACCAGAGTATTTTTATGATGCATCTCAAGATTTAACAGCTTACTATTTAATGACAAATCTTTTTGTGAGAGATGACTTATCATTTATGTTTGGTCTCCGAAACGAAGCTTCAACTCAAGAGTTAAAAGCGGGTGGGAAAACAACAAAAATCGAATCGGATGACATGCTACCAGCTCTTACTGGAACTTATAAATTTAGCGAAGATATGCAACTTCGATTTGGTTATGGAAAAACACTTTCTCGACCAGACTTCCGAGAATTTTCAGATGCACGATACACAGACCCAGAAACTGGCGATAGTGTAATGGGTAACTCCGAACTTACTTACACAACAATTGATAACTATGACTTGCGATTTGAGTGGTATCTTTCAGAATTGGAAACAATTTCAATGGCAATTTTCAGTAAAGATTTTACAAACCCAATTGAGACAGTTCTTGACAGTTCAGATAATCCAATTGTTACATACAGAAATGCAACAGAGGCTTCACTTTGGGGAGTTGAAGTCGATTTCCGAAAAAACTTAGAATTTATTCACCCATCACTTGACCTGTATTCAATTTCAGGAAATGTGGCAATTATAAATTCTGAAGTTAAATTGAGCGAAAAAGATAAAGGGAACTTGACATCAAATAATCGTGAAATGCAAGGTCAATCACCATATGTTTTAAATCTACAAACATCTTATGATAATCCAGATTTGGGAACTTCTTTAAATTTGTCCTATAACAGATTTGGTGAAAGAATTCGGCGATTGGGAGTTGGTGGAGTTCCTGATCAATACGAGCAACCTTTTGACCAGCTTGATTTTGTAGCAATCCAAACTCTAAATGAAAATTGGAAATTAAAATTCAAACTGAAAAATATTCTTGACGATGAGGTCGTTTGGAAACAAGATGATGAGATAACAAGAAGCTACAAAAGAGGTAGAAGCTGGTCTTTTGGATTTGATTGGAAATACTAA
- a CDS encoding lysyl-tRNA synthetase (class II) (PFAM: tRNA synthetases class II (D, K and N); OB-fold nucleic acid binding domain~TIGRFAM: lysyl-tRNA synthetase, eukaryotic and non-spirochete bacterial), with protein MFSNKYVEQRIEKGKRLEELEKNPYENRVSRDSLSADFKKKFETLEDRDEVQSARLIGRIKFLRLMGKASFMRIEDSAGDLQIYVSKNAIGDWFGDVKKIVEVGDIIEVEGFPFRTKTGELSLNVREFKIVTKAISPLPEKFHGLVDKELRYRQRYLDMIMNPDVRDVFKTRSKIVSEIRRFFEDKTFLEVETPMLHPIAGGANARPFITHHNALDVERFLRIAPELYLKRLIVGGFDGVFEINRNFRNEGMDHTHNPEFTMLEYYWAYHRVEDLIDLTEELLNHLFEKLNFERKLPYGDLEIDFSAPFAKHSYRDALVEIGGVPAEILEDVDSMIEFCKKNEIELPKSLTKGYLWAELFDAFVESKLINPTFITDFPIEISPLARRNDENREIADRFELFIAGTEVANGFSELNDPIDQHGRFAKQLEAKESGDDEAHEMDEDYIKALMYGMPPAAGEGIGIDRLVMLLTNQQSIRDVLLFPAMKPLKHETTEED; from the coding sequence TTGTTTAGTAATAAATATGTTGAACAGAGAATTGAAAAGGGAAAAAGACTAGAAGAGCTAGAGAAAAACCCTTATGAAAATAGAGTTAGTCGAGATTCACTTTCTGCTGATTTTAAGAAAAAATTTGAGACTTTGGAAGACCGCGATGAGGTTCAGAGTGCAAGACTAATTGGAAGAATTAAATTCCTCCGACTTATGGGGAAAGCCTCTTTTATGAGAATTGAAGACTCTGCGGGTGATTTACAAATTTATGTTTCTAAAAATGCGATTGGCGACTGGTTTGGCGATGTCAAAAAAATCGTAGAAGTTGGTGATATTATAGAAGTTGAAGGTTTTCCGTTCCGTACAAAAACTGGCGAACTTTCGCTAAATGTTCGTGAATTCAAAATTGTAACAAAAGCGATTTCTCCACTTCCTGAAAAATTCCACGGGCTTGTTGATAAAGAACTTCGATACCGACAAAGATACCTCGACATGATTATGAATCCTGATGTTCGAGATGTATTTAAAACTCGGAGCAAGATTGTTTCGGAAATTAGACGGTTTTTTGAAGATAAAACATTTTTAGAAGTGGAAACTCCAATGCTACACCCAATTGCAGGTGGTGCAAATGCTCGACCATTTATCACTCACCACAATGCACTTGATGTTGAAAGATTTTTGAGAATTGCTCCTGAGTTATATTTGAAAAGATTAATCGTTGGTGGATTTGATGGTGTTTTTGAAATCAATAGAAATTTCCGAAACGAGGGAATGGATCACACTCACAATCCAGAATTTACAATGCTTGAGTACTATTGGGCATATCACCGAGTCGAAGACCTCATCGATCTTACTGAAGAACTTTTAAATCATCTTTTTGAGAAATTGAATTTTGAGCGAAAATTACCTTACGGCGATTTAGAAATTGATTTTTCTGCACCGTTTGCAAAACATTCGTATCGAGATGCACTTGTTGAAATCGGTGGTGTTCCTGCCGAAATCTTAGAAGATGTTGATTCAATGATTGAATTTTGTAAGAAAAATGAGATCGAACTTCCAAAAAGCTTGACAAAAGGCTATCTTTGGGCTGAACTTTTTGATGCTTTTGTTGAATCAAAACTTATCAATCCAACTTTTATTACAGATTTTCCAATTGAGATTTCTCCTCTTGCTAGACGAAATGATGAAAACAGAGAAATTGCTGATCGTTTTGAACTTTTTATCGCTGGAACTGAAGTCGCAAACGGGTTTAGTGAATTGAATGATCCAATTGATCAGCATGGTCGTTTTGCAAAACAGCTAGAAGCAAAAGAGAGTGGAGATGATGAAGCTCACGAAATGGATGAAGATTACATTAAAGCATTAATGTATGGAATGCCTCCCGCTGCGGGTGAAGGAATTGGAATTGACCGACTTGTGATGTTGCTAACAAATCAACAGAGCATTCGAGATGTTCTGCTTTTCCCTGCAATGAAACCGTTAAAACACGAAACAACTGAAGAAGATTAA